In Kitasatospora sp. NBC_00240, the following are encoded in one genomic region:
- a CDS encoding beta-ketoacyl-[acyl-carrier-protein] synthase family protein, with protein MTRRVAITGIGVVAPGGVGVPAFWDLLTSGRTATRGITLFNPEGFRSRIAAECDFDPAEHGLGPEQVERADRYVQFALVATAEAVRDSGLDLQAEDPWRVGVSLGTAVGGTTRLEHDYALVSASGARWDVDHQKAERHLHRAFAPSTLASAVAEQTGAMGPVQTVSTGCTSGLDAIGYAFHAVEDGRADICIAGASDSPISPITVACFDAIKATSERNDDPAHASRPFDAHRDGFVLGEGGAVLVLEELEHARRRGARIYGELGGFATFGNAYHMTGLTQEGLEMSHAIDEALAHARVERTDVDYVNAHGSGTKQNDRHETAAVKRSLGEHAYRTPMSSIKSMVGHSLGAIGAIEVVACTLALAHGVVPPTANYETPDPECDLDYVPRTARELPLRNILSVGSGFGGFQSAVVLSRTG; from the coding sequence ATGACCCGGCGGGTGGCGATCACCGGTATCGGCGTGGTCGCCCCCGGCGGCGTCGGCGTACCGGCCTTCTGGGACCTCCTCACCTCCGGGCGCACGGCCACCAGGGGCATCACCCTCTTCAACCCGGAGGGCTTCCGCTCCCGGATCGCCGCCGAGTGCGACTTCGACCCCGCCGAGCACGGGCTGGGGCCGGAGCAGGTCGAACGCGCCGACCGGTACGTACAGTTCGCGCTGGTCGCGACCGCCGAGGCGGTCCGCGACTCGGGCCTCGACCTGCAGGCCGAGGACCCGTGGCGGGTCGGCGTCTCGCTCGGCACCGCGGTCGGCGGCACCACCCGGCTGGAGCACGACTACGCCCTGGTGAGCGCCTCCGGCGCCCGCTGGGACGTGGACCACCAGAAGGCCGAACGGCACCTGCACCGGGCCTTCGCCCCGAGCACGCTGGCCTCCGCGGTGGCCGAGCAGACCGGCGCGATGGGGCCCGTGCAGACGGTCTCCACCGGCTGCACCTCCGGCCTGGACGCGATCGGCTACGCCTTCCACGCGGTCGAGGACGGGCGCGCCGACATCTGCATCGCCGGCGCCTCGGACTCGCCCATCTCGCCGATCACCGTCGCCTGCTTCGACGCCATCAAGGCCACCTCGGAGCGCAACGACGACCCGGCGCACGCCTCCCGCCCCTTCGACGCCCACCGGGACGGCTTCGTGCTCGGCGAGGGCGGCGCCGTCCTGGTGCTGGAGGAGCTGGAGCACGCCCGCCGGCGCGGCGCCCGGATCTACGGCGAGCTCGGCGGGTTCGCGACCTTCGGCAACGCGTACCACATGACCGGGCTCACCCAGGAGGGCCTGGAGATGTCGCACGCGATCGACGAGGCCCTCGCCCACGCCCGGGTCGAGCGCACCGACGTCGACTACGTCAACGCGCACGGCTCGGGCACCAAGCAGAACGACCGGCACGAGACGGCGGCGGTGAAGCGCTCGCTCGGCGAGCACGCCTACCGCACGCCGATGAGCTCGATCAAGTCGATGGTCGGCCACTCGCTCGGCGCGATCGGGGCGATCGAGGTCGTCGCCTGCACCCTCGCGCTGGCCCACGGCGTGGTGCCGCCGACAGCCAACTACGAGACGCCGGACCCGGAGTGCGACCTCGACTACGTGCCGCGCACCGCGCGCGAGCTGCCGCTGCGCAACATCCTGTCGGTCGGCAGCGGGTTCGGCGGGTTCCAGTCCGCCGTAGTGCTGAGCAGGACGGGGTGA
- a CDS encoding cupin domain-containing protein codes for MTTHYPRIVHVDDAAPNRRRGGDIRAMLTPTVSGATSGFMGLAIIQPGDRIGEHYHPYSEEFVYVVSGDLEVDLDGVTHPLKPDQGLMIPINMRHRFRNVGDTEARMVFHCGPLAPRPELGHVDTEETLEAGPPEHAKVAS; via the coding sequence ATGACCACGCATTACCCACGTATCGTGCACGTCGACGATGCCGCGCCCAACCGCCGGCGGGGCGGGGACATCCGCGCCATGCTCACCCCGACCGTCTCGGGTGCCACCAGCGGGTTCATGGGCCTGGCGATCATCCAGCCGGGGGACCGGATCGGTGAGCACTACCACCCGTACTCCGAGGAGTTCGTATACGTCGTTTCAGGTGACCTGGAGGTCGACCTGGACGGCGTGACGCACCCGCTCAAGCCCGACCAGGGCCTGATGATCCCGATCAACATGCGCCACCGGTTCCGCAACGTCGGCGACACCGAGGCCCGGATGGTCTTCCACTGCGGTCCGCTGGCCCCGCGTCCCGAACTCGGCCACGTCGACACCGAGGAAACCCTGGAGGCCGGCCCGCCGGAACACGCCAAGGTGGCCTCATGA
- a CDS encoding SchA/CurD-like domain-containing protein produces the protein MTTLSEPQVQQHAELDESRLRVVLMLEIQDGAQQRFLDVYEKLRHKVASVPGHVSDQLCQSIDDPRQWLITSEWNDPDSFLAWVDSPAHREMVKPMHGCVSDRFRSLRYNILRETSAKGATGTRKPEEVRAGSPRAAGGPGMPQVTPGPDGVTRHALTFTVKPGSERKVAQILAGYTSPQAVVDDTTRLRRTSLFMHGNRVVRAVEVVGDLGAALRHVAMQPEIRAVEEAINPYLEEDRELGNPEAARAFFARAALPAVHHTAPAAPVRGEVERQAVVYPVKKGNGPAVAKLLAEQDGLAAADPGNPVIGSTVFQREDIVVRVVDLRADAGAQPAAALGVGGEREATVLGSLLDLGAEGDLRSAAGVARFLAACDMGLVTDRRSQDA, from the coding sequence ATGACGACTCTGTCCGAACCGCAGGTGCAGCAGCACGCCGAGCTCGACGAATCCCGGCTCCGGGTGGTGCTGATGCTGGAGATCCAGGACGGCGCCCAGCAGCGCTTCCTGGACGTGTACGAGAAGCTCCGCCACAAGGTCGCCTCGGTGCCCGGGCACGTCAGCGACCAGCTCTGCCAGTCGATCGACGACCCGCGCCAGTGGCTGATCACCAGCGAGTGGAACGACCCCGACTCGTTCCTGGCCTGGGTGGACAGCCCGGCGCACCGCGAGATGGTCAAGCCGATGCACGGCTGCGTCAGCGACCGGTTCCGCTCGCTGCGCTACAACATCCTGCGCGAGACCTCGGCGAAGGGGGCCACCGGCACCCGCAAGCCCGAGGAGGTGCGGGCCGGCTCGCCCCGCGCGGCCGGCGGCCCCGGCATGCCGCAGGTCACGCCCGGGCCGGACGGTGTCACCCGGCACGCGCTGACCTTCACGGTCAAGCCCGGCAGCGAGCGCAAGGTGGCGCAGATCCTGGCCGGCTACACCTCCCCGCAGGCCGTAGTGGACGACACCACCCGGCTCCGCCGCACCTCGCTGTTCATGCACGGCAACCGGGTGGTGCGGGCCGTCGAGGTGGTCGGCGACCTCGGCGCTGCGCTGCGCCACGTGGCGATGCAGCCGGAGATCCGTGCCGTCGAGGAGGCCATCAACCCGTACCTGGAGGAGGACCGCGAGCTGGGCAACCCGGAGGCCGCCCGCGCCTTCTTCGCCCGCGCCGCACTGCCGGCCGTCCACCACACCGCCCCGGCCGCGCCGGTGCGCGGCGAGGTGGAGCGCCAGGCCGTGGTGTACCCGGTCAAGAAGGGCAACGGCCCGGCCGTCGCCAAGCTGCTGGCGGAGCAGGACGGCCTCGCGGCGGCCGACCCGGGCAACCCGGTGATCGGCAGCACGGTCTTCCAGCGCGAGGACATCGTCGTCCGCGTGGTCGACCTGCGGGCCGACGCCGGCGCGCAGCCGGCCGCGGCGCTCGGGGTCGGCGGCGAGCGCGAGGCGACCGTGCTCGGCAGCCTGCTCGACCTCGGCGCGGAGGGTGACCTGCGCAGCGCCGCCGGTGTGGCCCGGTTCCTCGCCGCCTGCGACATGGGCCTGGTGACGGACCGCCGCTCGCAGGACGCCTGA
- a CDS encoding FAD-dependent monooxygenase, producing the protein MNPKVDDRVPVLIVGGSLVGLSASLFLGRLGVRHLLVEKHSGTSHHPRGRGNNVRTMELLRVAGAEAGIREAASVLAENHGILQADTLTGTEQEWLFREIDPGGALARFSPSSWCLCSQNDLEPVLLRQARELGGDLRFSTELVSFEQDADGVSALLRSRETGEERTVRAEYLIAADGPRSPVRERLGIGQSGKGELFHNVSITFRAKRLAEAVGDRHFIACYLTNPQGPGALLPVDNHEQWVFHAPWHPEHGEPLEAFTDERCVAHIRTATGVPGLEVEITGKAPWHAAERVADRYSAGRVFLAGDSAHEMSPTGAFGSNTGIQDAHNLAWKLAAVLGGWAGPGLLDTYTTERRPVAQVTGERASARSAEHRHPGYDAVPGTGRQAGVLAVALGYRYPDGAVAGGDPDQPVVPESFRPTGEPGSRAPHLWLLRAGVRLSSLDLYEQAMVLLTGAQGGSWHEAARRAADRLAVPLDAYRIGTGAEDDLAPEPGTDWAELHGVGPDGAVLIRPDGFVAWRSASAPADQETAVAEALRTVLGLG; encoded by the coding sequence ATGAATCCAAAGGTGGACGACCGGGTGCCGGTCCTGATCGTGGGCGGGTCACTGGTGGGGCTGTCGGCCTCGCTCTTCCTGGGCCGACTGGGTGTCAGACACCTCCTGGTCGAGAAGCACTCGGGCACCTCGCATCACCCGCGTGGACGCGGCAACAACGTCCGGACGATGGAACTGCTGCGGGTCGCCGGCGCCGAGGCCGGCATCCGCGAGGCGGCCTCCGTGCTGGCCGAGAACCACGGCATCCTGCAGGCCGACACCCTCACCGGCACCGAGCAGGAGTGGCTCTTCCGGGAGATCGACCCCGGCGGCGCGCTCGCCAGGTTCAGCCCCTCCTCCTGGTGCCTGTGCAGCCAGAACGACCTGGAGCCCGTCCTGCTGCGCCAGGCCCGCGAGCTGGGCGGCGACCTGCGCTTCAGCACCGAGCTGGTCTCCTTCGAGCAGGACGCCGACGGGGTGAGCGCGCTGCTGCGCAGCCGGGAGACCGGGGAGGAGCGGACCGTCCGGGCCGAGTACCTGATCGCCGCCGACGGGCCGCGCAGCCCGGTACGCGAGCGGCTGGGGATCGGCCAGTCCGGCAAGGGCGAGCTGTTCCACAACGTCAGCATCACCTTCCGCGCGAAGCGGCTCGCCGAGGCGGTGGGCGACCGGCACTTCATCGCCTGCTACCTGACCAACCCTCAGGGCCCCGGTGCGCTGCTGCCGGTGGACAACCACGAGCAGTGGGTCTTCCATGCGCCGTGGCACCCCGAGCACGGTGAGCCGCTGGAGGCGTTCACCGACGAGCGCTGCGTGGCGCACATCCGGACCGCGACCGGTGTTCCCGGCCTGGAGGTCGAGATCACCGGGAAGGCGCCCTGGCACGCGGCCGAACGGGTCGCCGACCGGTACTCCGCCGGACGGGTGTTCCTCGCCGGGGACTCGGCCCACGAGATGTCCCCGACCGGCGCGTTCGGCTCCAACACCGGTATCCAGGACGCCCACAACCTGGCCTGGAAGCTGGCGGCCGTGCTCGGCGGCTGGGCCGGGCCCGGCCTGCTGGACACCTACACCACGGAGCGCCGCCCGGTCGCCCAGGTCACCGGCGAGCGGGCCTCCGCCCGCTCGGCCGAGCACCGCCACCCCGGGTACGACGCGGTGCCCGGCACCGGCCGGCAGGCCGGCGTGCTCGCGGTGGCGCTCGGCTACCGCTACCCCGACGGCGCGGTGGCCGGCGGCGACCCGGACCAGCCGGTGGTGCCGGAGAGCTTCCGCCCGACCGGCGAGCCGGGCAGCCGGGCGCCGCACCTGTGGCTGCTCCGGGCCGGCGTCCGGCTCTCCTCGCTGGACCTCTACGAGCAGGCGATGGTGCTGCTCACCGGGGCGCAGGGCGGGTCCTGGCACGAGGCCGCCCGGCGGGCCGCCGACCGGCTGGCGGTGCCGCTGGACGCCTACCGGATCGGCACCGGCGCCGAGGACGACCTGGCGCCCGAGCCCGGCACCGACTGGGCCGAGCTGCACGGGGTCGGCCCGGACGGCGCCGTGCTGATCCGCCCCGACGGGTTCGTGGCCTGGCGCTCGGCCTCCGCCCCGGCCGACCAGGAGACCGCCGTCGCCGAGGCCCTGCGGACGGTGCTCGGGCTGGGCTGA
- the gndA gene encoding NADP-dependent phosphogluconate dehydrogenase — MQSQAQVGVTGLAVMGRNLARNFARHGYRVAVHNRTGARTTALVEEFGHEGEFLPARTAQEFVTSLERPRRIVIMVKAGGPTDAVIDELVPLLDAGDVLVDGGNAHFLDTRRREQALRVHGLHFVGSGISGGEQGALEGPSIMPGGTAESYRVLGPLLEDIAAKVDGTPCCTHIGPDGAGHFVKMVHNGIEYADMQLIAEAYDLLRHGAGRQPGEIAEIFRGWNGGRLESYLIDITAKVLAHTDAATGRPFVDVVLDQAEQKGTGRWTVQTALELGIPVSGIAEAVFARSLSGSAELRAAARDLPGPTETWLDSAASDRFAEDVEQALYASKMVAYAQGFNQIQAGSAEYAWDIDLGATAAIWRGGCIIRARFLDRITAAYGSDGRLPTLLTDEYFRQALAGAQSSWRRVVTTAAQLGVPAPGFATALAYYDSLRAERLPASLVQGQRDYFGAHTYRRTDRVGTFHTLWGGDHSEEER, encoded by the coding sequence GTGCAGTCCCAGGCTCAGGTCGGCGTCACCGGACTGGCCGTCATGGGCCGCAACCTGGCCCGGAACTTCGCCCGGCACGGCTACCGGGTCGCCGTGCACAACCGCACCGGGGCCCGGACCACCGCGCTGGTCGAGGAGTTCGGCCACGAGGGTGAATTCCTGCCCGCCCGGACGGCGCAGGAGTTCGTCACCTCGCTGGAGCGCCCGCGGCGCATCGTGATCATGGTCAAGGCCGGCGGCCCCACCGACGCCGTCATCGACGAACTGGTGCCCCTGCTGGACGCCGGCGACGTGCTGGTGGACGGCGGCAACGCGCACTTCCTGGACACCCGCCGCCGCGAGCAGGCCCTGCGCGTCCACGGGCTGCACTTCGTCGGCAGCGGCATCTCCGGCGGCGAGCAGGGCGCCCTCGAAGGCCCCAGCATCATGCCGGGCGGCACCGCGGAGTCCTACCGGGTGCTCGGACCGCTGCTGGAGGACATCGCCGCCAAGGTGGACGGCACGCCCTGCTGCACCCACATCGGCCCCGACGGGGCCGGCCACTTCGTCAAGATGGTGCACAACGGCATCGAGTACGCCGACATGCAGCTGATCGCCGAGGCCTACGACCTGCTGCGGCACGGCGCCGGCCGGCAGCCCGGCGAGATCGCCGAGATCTTCCGCGGCTGGAACGGCGGCCGGCTGGAGTCCTACCTGATCGACATCACCGCCAAGGTCCTCGCCCACACCGACGCGGCGACCGGCAGACCCTTCGTCGACGTCGTCCTCGACCAGGCCGAGCAGAAGGGCACCGGTCGCTGGACGGTGCAGACCGCCCTCGAACTCGGCATCCCGGTCAGCGGCATCGCCGAGGCGGTCTTCGCCCGCTCGCTGTCCGGCAGCGCCGAGCTGCGCGCCGCGGCCCGCGACCTGCCCGGGCCGACCGAGACCTGGCTGGACAGCGCGGCCTCCGACCGCTTCGCCGAGGACGTCGAACAGGCCCTGTACGCCTCGAAGATGGTCGCCTACGCGCAGGGCTTCAACCAGATCCAGGCCGGCAGCGCCGAGTACGCGTGGGACATCGATCTCGGCGCGACCGCCGCCATCTGGCGCGGCGGCTGCATCATCCGGGCCCGCTTCCTGGACCGGATCACCGCCGCCTACGGATCCGACGGCCGGCTGCCGACCCTGCTGACCGACGAGTACTTCCGCCAGGCACTGGCCGGCGCCCAGTCCAGCTGGCGCCGGGTGGTCACCACGGCGGCCCAACTGGGCGTACCAGCACCCGGCTTCGCCACCGCGCTGGCCTACTACGACAGCCTGCGCGCGGAGCGGCTGCCCGCCTCGCTGGTGCAGGGGCAGCGTGACTACTTCGGGGCGCACACCTACCGGCGGACCGACCGGGTCGGGACCTTCCACACCCTCTGGGGCGGGGACCACAGCGAGGAGGAGCGCTGA
- a CDS encoding FAD-dependent oxidoreductase: protein MTRPKILVVGGGFAGVECLHRLERALRPAEAELTLVTPTDYQLYLPLLPHVAAGVLTPQSVAVSLRRRLRRTRIVPGGATGVDTAARSVEVRTSTGAVTRLPYDYLVLAAGSTTRTFDIPGLAEHALGMKTLAQAAYLRDHVISQLDLAAVATDEAERAARMRFVVVGGGYAGVETAACLQRLTAAATARFPRLDPALLEWHLVDVAPKLLPELGDRLGAKAMETLRRRGVRFSLTTSVRAVSPESVTLTDGRVLPTRTLVWTAGVAASPLVGTLDGPTVRGRLRTTAELTVPGSPGVFAVGDAAAVPDLAVGGDAITPPTAQHSQRQGKAVARNLVATLRGTPLRPYRHRDLGLVVDLGGTDAVSKPLGVELSGVPAQLVARGYHVMALPTVTARARVLTNWALNATTGDDFVRTGFQEGRPATLQDFERIGARPPGPDADGPGRHPA from the coding sequence GTGACCCGTCCCAAGATCCTCGTCGTCGGTGGCGGATTCGCCGGAGTGGAGTGCCTGCACCGGCTGGAGCGGGCACTGCGGCCCGCCGAGGCCGAGCTGACCCTCGTCACCCCGACGGACTATCAGCTCTACCTGCCGCTGCTGCCGCACGTCGCCGCCGGAGTGCTGACACCCCAGTCGGTGGCGGTGTCGCTGCGCCGCCGGCTGCGCCGCACCAGGATCGTGCCGGGCGGTGCGACCGGCGTGGACACGGCGGCCCGCAGCGTCGAGGTCCGGACCTCGACCGGCGCCGTCACCCGACTGCCGTACGACTACCTGGTGCTCGCCGCCGGCAGCACCACCCGGACCTTCGACATCCCGGGCCTGGCCGAACACGCGCTCGGCATGAAGACCCTGGCCCAGGCCGCCTACCTGCGCGACCACGTGATCTCCCAGCTCGACCTGGCGGCCGTCGCCACCGACGAGGCGGAGCGCGCCGCCCGGATGCGCTTCGTGGTGGTCGGCGGCGGCTACGCGGGGGTGGAGACCGCCGCCTGCCTGCAGCGGCTCACCGCGGCGGCCACCGCCCGGTTCCCCCGGCTCGATCCGGCGCTGCTGGAGTGGCACCTGGTCGACGTCGCCCCGAAGCTGCTGCCGGAGCTCGGCGACCGGCTCGGCGCCAAGGCGATGGAGACGCTGCGCCGGCGCGGTGTCCGGTTCTCCCTCACCACCTCGGTCCGGGCGGTGTCCCCGGAGTCGGTGACGCTGACGGACGGCCGGGTGCTGCCGACCCGGACCCTGGTCTGGACGGCCGGGGTGGCGGCCAGCCCGCTGGTGGGCACCCTGGACGGGCCGACCGTACGCGGCCGGCTGCGGACCACGGCCGAGCTGACCGTCCCCGGCTCCCCCGGGGTCTTCGCGGTCGGCGACGCCGCCGCGGTGCCGGACCTCGCGGTCGGCGGCGACGCGATCACCCCACCGACCGCCCAGCACTCGCAGCGCCAGGGCAAGGCGGTGGCCCGGAACCTGGTCGCCACCCTGCGCGGCACCCCGCTGCGGCCCTACCGCCACCGCGATCTGGGGCTGGTCGTCGACCTCGGCGGCACCGACGCCGTCTCCAAACCGCTCGGCGTGGAGCTCTCCGGGGTGCCCGCCCAGCTGGTGGCCCGCGGCTACCACGTGATGGCGCTGCCCACCGTCACCGCCCGCGCCCGGGTGCTGACCAACTGGGCGCTGAACGCCACCACCGGGGACGACTTCGTCCGGACGGGGTTCCAGGAGGGCCGTCCGGCGACGCTGCAGGACTTCGAGCGCATCGGCGCGCGGCCGCCCGGCCCGGACGCCGACGGGCCCGGGCGCCACCCCGCCTGA
- a CDS encoding chaplin, which translates to MTALRRTLALTAAAGALVLAGAGVAGASAGAQGVAAGSPGVLSGNLIQVPVHVPVNLCGNSIGVVSILNPAFGNACANVG; encoded by the coding sequence ATGACCGCTCTTCGTAGGACTCTCGCCCTGACCGCCGCCGCGGGCGCCCTCGTGCTCGCCGGGGCCGGCGTGGCCGGTGCCAGCGCCGGTGCGCAGGGCGTCGCCGCCGGCTCGCCCGGCGTGCTGTCCGGGAACCTCATCCAGGTGCCGGTGCACGTCCCGGTCAACCTGTGCGGCAACAGCATCGGCGTCGTCAGCATCCTGAACCCGGCCTTCGGCAACGCCTGCGCCAACGTGGGCTGA
- a CDS encoding WhiB family transcriptional regulator, whose protein sequence is MDWRDRARCRDLDPELFFPLGNTGPALRQAEEAKAVCHRCPVRERCLAWALETGQEAGVWGGTGEDDRRALKRRAARRRSAAV, encoded by the coding sequence ATGGACTGGCGAGACCGCGCGCGCTGCCGCGATCTGGACCCCGAGCTGTTCTTCCCGCTCGGCAACACCGGCCCGGCGCTGCGCCAGGCCGAGGAGGCGAAGGCCGTCTGCCACCGCTGCCCGGTCAGGGAGCGCTGCCTGGCCTGGGCCCTGGAGACCGGCCAGGAGGCCGGCGTCTGGGGCGGCACCGGCGAGGACGACCGCCGCGCCCTGAAGCGGCGGGCGGCCCGGCGCCGTTCGGCCGCCGTCTGA
- a CDS encoding APC family permease: protein MASLDQLSPPSTGTPTPTGSSLRREVGLIGLLWASVGSIIGSGWLFGAKNAVVVAGPAALISWGIGAVAIVLLALVHAELGGLFPVAGGTARYPHYAFGGLAGMSFGWFSWLQAATVAPIEVEAMIGYAGHWEFAKSFLNENGTLTTSGFIVAVLLMGVFVAVNFLGVRVLAHTNSVATWLKIFVPLLTIFVLAVTNFHGSNFTSHGFAPFGMKGVLGAISSSGIIFALLGFEQAIQISGESRNPKRDIPRAVLGSVAIGTLIYVLLQVVFIGSLPVSSFAAGWDKLDFPGIEGPFAGLATVVGLGWLAWVLYFDAIVSPGGTGLIYTTSTSRISYGLSKNGYAPQAFERLDKRGVPWFGLILSFVTGVVCFLPFPSWQELVGFITSASVLMYAGAPLAFGALRRRLPARERSYRLPAGGVISPLAFVVASLIIYWAGWHTLSRLGIAIVLGYALLGSYAAYAIRKGLPNAPRLDWRAAQWLPVYLVGLGLISWQGGFGDGRGNLPMWWDMAVVSAFALAVYFWAIRVALPAEEIERNVEDIEVVDAGGH, encoded by the coding sequence ATGGCATCCCTCGATCAGCTCTCCCCGCCGAGTACCGGCACCCCCACCCCCACCGGGTCCTCCCTCCGCCGCGAGGTGGGCCTGATCGGCCTCCTGTGGGCCTCGGTCGGCTCGATCATCGGCTCCGGCTGGCTGTTCGGCGCCAAGAACGCGGTGGTGGTCGCCGGCCCGGCGGCGCTCATCTCCTGGGGCATCGGGGCGGTCGCGATCGTGCTCCTCGCCCTGGTGCACGCCGAGCTCGGTGGCCTCTTCCCGGTGGCGGGCGGCACCGCGCGTTACCCGCACTACGCCTTCGGCGGCCTGGCGGGCATGTCGTTCGGCTGGTTCTCCTGGCTGCAGGCGGCCACCGTGGCGCCGATCGAGGTCGAGGCCATGATCGGCTACGCCGGCCACTGGGAATTCGCCAAGAGCTTCCTGAACGAGAACGGCACCCTCACCACCAGCGGTTTCATCGTCGCGGTGCTGCTGATGGGCGTCTTCGTCGCGGTCAACTTCCTCGGTGTGCGAGTGCTGGCCCACACCAACAGCGTCGCCACCTGGCTGAAGATCTTCGTACCGCTGCTGACGATCTTCGTGCTCGCCGTCACCAACTTCCACGGCAGCAACTTCACCTCGCACGGCTTCGCCCCGTTCGGCATGAAGGGCGTGCTCGGCGCGATCAGCTCCAGCGGCATCATCTTCGCGCTGCTCGGCTTCGAGCAGGCCATCCAGATCTCCGGCGAGAGCCGCAACCCCAAGCGGGACATCCCGCGGGCCGTGCTCGGCTCGGTCGCCATCGGCACCCTGATCTACGTCCTGCTGCAGGTCGTCTTCATCGGGTCGCTGCCGGTCAGCTCCTTCGCCGCCGGCTGGGACAAGCTGGACTTCCCCGGCATCGAGGGGCCGTTCGCCGGACTCGCCACCGTGGTCGGCCTCGGCTGGCTCGCCTGGGTCCTCTACTTCGACGCCATCGTCTCCCCCGGCGGCACCGGCCTGATCTACACCACCTCCACCTCGCGGATCTCCTACGGCCTGAGCAAGAACGGCTACGCGCCGCAGGCCTTCGAGCGCCTCGACAAGCGCGGCGTGCCGTGGTTCGGCCTGATCCTGTCGTTCGTCACCGGCGTGGTCTGCTTCCTGCCGTTCCCCAGCTGGCAGGAGCTGGTCGGCTTCATCACCTCCGCCAGCGTGCTGATGTACGCCGGCGCCCCGCTCGCCTTCGGCGCGCTGCGCCGCCGGCTGCCCGCCCGTGAGCGCTCCTACCGGCTGCCCGCCGGCGGCGTGATCTCCCCGCTCGCCTTCGTGGTGGCCAGCCTGATCATCTACTGGGCCGGCTGGCACACCCTGTCGCGGCTCGGCATCGCGATCGTGCTCGGCTATGCGCTGCTCGGCAGCTACGCCGCGTACGCGATCCGCAAGGGCCTGCCGAACGCGCCGCGCCTGGACTGGCGGGCCGCGCAGTGGCTGCCGGTCTACCTGGTCGGCCTGGGCCTGATCTCCTGGCAGGGCGGCTTCGGCGACGGCCGGGGCAACCTGCCGATGTGGTGGGACATGGCCGTGGTCAGCGCCTTCGCCCTCGCCGTCTACTTCTGGGCGATCCGGGTGGCGCTGCCTGCCGAGGAGATCGAGCGGAACGTCGAGGACATCGAGGTGGTCGACGCGGGCGGGCACTGA
- a CDS encoding urease subunit gamma: MRLTPHEQERLLIHVAADVARSRRARGLRLNHPEAVALITSHVLEGARDGRTVAELMESGRQVLARADVMDGIPEMIPDVQVEATFPDGTKLVTVHGPIR, encoded by the coding sequence ATGAGACTCACCCCGCACGAGCAGGAGCGCCTGCTCATCCATGTCGCCGCCGACGTGGCCCGCTCCCGGCGCGCCCGCGGCCTGCGGCTCAACCACCCCGAGGCGGTCGCACTGATCACCTCGCACGTGCTGGAGGGGGCCCGGGACGGCCGGACCGTCGCCGAGCTGATGGAGTCCGGCCGGCAGGTGCTGGCCCGGGCCGACGTGATGGACGGCATCCCGGAGATGATCCCGGACGTCCAGGTCGAGGCGACCTTCCCCGACGGCACCAAGCTGGTCACCGTCCACGGGCCGATCCGGTGA
- a CDS encoding urease subunit beta: protein MTAGPAPIPGEVLYGEGDIGLNAGLPVTRLIAVNTADRPVQVGSHYHFAEANPGLEFDRRAAYGRRLNIPAGTAVRFEPGIPVEIELVPLGGRREVAGLRGETGGPLDA, encoded by the coding sequence GTGACGGCCGGCCCCGCCCCGATCCCCGGTGAAGTGCTGTACGGCGAGGGCGACATCGGCCTCAACGCCGGCCTGCCCGTGACCCGGCTGATCGCCGTGAACACCGCCGACCGGCCCGTCCAGGTCGGCTCGCACTACCACTTCGCCGAGGCCAACCCCGGGTTGGAGTTCGACCGCCGGGCCGCGTACGGCCGGCGGCTGAACATCCCGGCCGGCACCGCCGTCCGCTTCGAGCCGGGCATCCCGGTCGAGATCGAACTCGTCCCCCTCGGCGGACGGCGCGAGGTCGCCGGACTGCGCGGCGAGACCGGAGGGCCCCTCGATGCCTGA